CCCGGCCAAGCCGGGGGTTTTCCCGCGATAAACAAGCCACCGCGGCACGGTGCCGGACGGGTCACAACCGGTTTTCGAGGACCAGAAACCACGGCCGCTGCCGCGTGGGTTGCAGCAGGCCGTCCTTGTTCAGGGCGACCGTGCTCCGCGAAACGGAGTTGCGGACGTTGCCGCCGATCGCATCGACGCTTCCGCCGTTGTGCTCGACCACGATGTCGCAATGCAGCTTGGTGTCTTCCAGCATGTAGGTTTCCAGCGGACGCGTGACGCTCGGCAGGCCGTAGCGCTCGCGGCTGGCGCAGATGAGGTCGCCGGGACGGGGGCTGTACTCCTTGATCGAGTGGGGAACGAAGGCCGAATACATGCCATCGGACTTGCGGATGATCTGGCTCAGATAGACCCAGTGGGCACTGGCCGGGGGAAATTGGCTTTCCGACACGCCGGCCATTTCCATCACCCAGCTCACGAAGGCGGCGGACCAGGGCTGGGAACAATTGAGCCCGGACAACCCCGGCTTGTTCACCGCCTGCCAATAGCGGCTGACGCGCTGGATGTGGGATTCATCCTCGTCCTCCCAATAGCCGACATGCGGAATGCTCTCCTGGCCTCCGTCGTAGATGACGCGCTGGGAGCCGAAGAACTCCCACTCGGAGTTCGCCAGCGACAATATCCGGCGCTTGATCGCCGATAGCGTCGGCTCCCTCGCGCCAGGCTTTTCAGCCGACGCAACCGGCTCGGCCGAAGGTACGGGCTGAGTCGGCGCCTTCTTCGCGCCGCCGCAGCCGGCGATGGCAACGCAAAAAGCCAAAGCGCAAAAATGCAGGCTCAGCCGCCCGGCGCGCCACTGACGATTTCCCTGATTCAAGCGATTCATCCCAATTTTCCAGCAAAATTCCCCGACGGACCCGCTTTTCCAGTCCAGTTCCGAAGCCCCCGCTAGCGCGGCGGGCGCTTGGCCTCACGGAACCAGGCCCGGTACTGTTCCATACGCGCCGCCTGATCCGCCGGAGCGTGCCGGGTGCAGGTGGAATACTCTTCGGTTCCGCGCTCGGCGCCCCAGCGCACTTCCACGCAATCGTTCGGATTATACGCAACTTCCAGGGCTTTCCGGCGGGCGAATACCTCGGCCAGCGAAAGCTGCCAGGGGCTGCCGTCGCTGCGGCGGTAGACGATGTGCGCGTCGCGGATGCGTTCGGAGTCCATCCGCTCCAGCCTCGCCTTGACCTCGGACGGAGACTGGCCGTGCAGGACGAACAGTTCCGGATAACGCACCACTTGTTCCGGGAGCTGCGAAATCACGTTGAGGGCGATGATCAAGCGCATGTCCCGCGAAGGCGTCGAATAGTCCTCCCAGGGGCCGATGGTCTCGAAGACAGCGCTGCCGGACGGCATGGCGATCACGGCGCGC
This portion of the Methylococcus mesophilus genome encodes:
- a CDS encoding DUF2272 domain-containing protein; protein product: MNRLNQGNRQWRAGRLSLHFCALAFCVAIAGCGGAKKAPTQPVPSAEPVASAEKPGAREPTLSAIKRRILSLANSEWEFFGSQRVIYDGGQESIPHVGYWEDEDESHIQRVSRYWQAVNKPGLSGLNCSQPWSAAFVSWVMEMAGVSESQFPPASAHWVYLSQIIRKSDGMYSAFVPHSIKEYSPRPGDLICASRERYGLPSVTRPLETYMLEDTKLHCDIVVEHNGGSVDAIGGNVRNSVSRSTVALNKDGLLQPTRQRPWFLVLENRL